In Acidobacteriota bacterium, a genomic segment contains:
- a CDS encoding S8 family serine peptidase, whose translation MKVTHLRTFGAITILVASVSLAAAPAEPSERAGRPRADLSLSARLAELAGREMTLEKSRLGAPWRKVSRVLREAAAMPPSAPILSAASASGGRAGFVPLVVREDGALRVSIQTLGAGAESAEALAAAGVQDFLADEQSGTVEGWLAPDRLGAVAGLERVASIRPAIPPYVSTGSTASQGDALLRADVARTHFGLSGAGVTVGVLSDSVDGISSAQFSGDLPPGVQVLKAGQGAGEGTAMLEIVHDLAPGADLAFYGPSSSADMITGINQLAAAGARVIVDDLTFFDQPHFEEGPVARAIDALAARGIVYATSAGNFAEPSGADRGAYTGDFSGGGSLGAPTHDVHLFSPGHTTQSITVFPQSVGVVFLQWADRFGAAADDYDLYVVDSNMNIVAQGDDTQNGTGDPAEMAVIDNRLGLSPLELFVIVDRFSGAPRRLKLFYSGLTDIEFGTSGFSIAGHANASGALTVAAINASNPNTEEIAPYSSQGPCDLFFPAVVNEDKPDLTAIDGVSVSGAAGFPSPFFGTSAAAPHVGAVAALLLEHKPGLDFTLVKEALQATAADRGAPGLDPIYGAGLLDADAAVTAIDGGTAPTITGLTTDLLGDHLAVSLSGSDADADVAEAEIVLKDGAGGLLGGTGRLPASHAGMPTFSDVADVTGLGAFATAVTADLTLTDSKGNVSAAATGDFSQASPGGPALAFVKYSRGTRTLKMTGSAFSGVLAVEINGVNAPGAVKAKPTGLIATTKGSLAKLSLRKGANRVRVFANGLHSNIFILTL comes from the coding sequence ATGAAAGTCACGCATCTGCGCACCTTCGGCGCGATCACGATCCTGGTCGCGAGCGTGTCGCTCGCTGCGGCGCCGGCCGAGCCGAGCGAACGGGCGGGTCGACCGCGCGCCGATCTCTCGCTCTCGGCGCGCCTCGCCGAGCTCGCCGGCCGCGAGATGACGCTCGAGAAGTCACGCCTGGGCGCTCCGTGGCGGAAGGTGAGCCGGGTCCTGAGAGAGGCGGCGGCGATGCCGCCGTCGGCCCCGATTCTTTCCGCGGCCTCCGCCTCGGGGGGCCGCGCGGGATTCGTCCCGCTCGTCGTGCGTGAGGACGGCGCGCTCCGCGTCTCGATCCAAACCCTCGGGGCGGGCGCGGAGTCGGCGGAGGCTCTGGCCGCCGCGGGGGTGCAGGACTTTCTCGCCGACGAGCAGTCCGGCACCGTCGAGGGGTGGCTGGCGCCCGATCGTCTGGGCGCGGTGGCGGGCCTCGAGCGGGTCGCGTCGATACGCCCCGCGATCCCGCCGTACGTCTCCACCGGGAGCACCGCCTCTCAGGGGGACGCTCTGCTCCGCGCCGACGTCGCGCGCACCCACTTCGGGCTCTCGGGCGCGGGAGTGACCGTCGGCGTCCTCTCCGACAGCGTGGACGGGATCTCCTCGGCCCAGTTCAGCGGGGATCTTCCTCCCGGCGTCCAGGTGCTGAAGGCGGGACAGGGGGCCGGGGAGGGGACGGCGATGCTCGAGATCGTCCACGATCTCGCCCCCGGCGCCGACCTGGCGTTCTACGGCCCTTCGAGCAGCGCGGACATGATCACCGGCATCAACCAGCTCGCGGCCGCCGGAGCCCGCGTCATCGTCGACGACCTCACGTTCTTCGATCAGCCCCACTTCGAGGAAGGCCCGGTGGCCCGCGCCATCGATGCCCTCGCCGCCCGGGGGATCGTCTACGCCACCTCGGCGGGAAACTTCGCGGAGCCCAGCGGCGCGGACCGCGGCGCGTACACGGGCGACTTCTCCGGAGGCGGCTCCCTCGGCGCGCCCACGCACGACGTCCACCTCTTCTCACCCGGGCACACGACGCAGTCGATCACGGTCTTCCCCCAGTCGGTGGGCGTCGTGTTCCTGCAGTGGGCCGACAGGTTCGGCGCGGCGGCGGACGACTACGACCTCTACGTCGTCGACTCCAACATGAACATCGTGGCGCAGGGTGACGACACCCAGAACGGGACCGGGGATCCCGCCGAGATGGCCGTGATCGACAACAGGCTCGGCCTGTCGCCGCTCGAGCTCTTCGTCATCGTCGATCGCTTCTCGGGCGCGCCGCGCCGGCTGAAATTGTTCTACTCGGGGCTCACCGACATCGAGTTCGGGACCTCCGGGTTCAGCATCGCCGGGCACGCCAACGCCTCCGGGGCGCTCACGGTCGCCGCCATCAACGCCTCGAATCCCAACACGGAGGAGATCGCCCCCTACAGCAGCCAGGGGCCGTGCGATCTCTTCTTCCCGGCCGTCGTGAACGAGGACAAACCGGACCTCACGGCCATCGACGGCGTCTCCGTGAGCGGGGCCGCCGGATTCCCGAGCCCGTTCTTCGGCACCTCGGCGGCCGCGCCGCACGTGGGCGCGGTCGCCGCGCTCCTCCTCGAGCACAAGCCCGGGCTCGACTTCACCCTGGTGAAGGAGGCCCTTCAGGCGACGGCGGCGGACAGGGGCGCGCCGGGGCTCGATCCGATCTACGGCGCGGGGCTCCTCGACGCGGACGCGGCGGTGACGGCGATCGACGGCGGGACCGCGCCGACGATCACCGGCCTGACCACCGACCTTCTCGGCGATCACCTCGCCGTCTCGCTCTCCGGAAGCGATGCGGACGCCGACGTCGCGGAGGCCGAGATCGTGCTCAAGGACGGCGCGGGCGGTCTTCTCGGTGGAACCGGTCGCCTTCCCGCGTCTCACGCGGGGATGCCCACCTTCTCGGACGTGGCGGACGTCACGGGCCTCGGCGCGTTCGCGACGGCGGTCACGGCGGACCTGACCCTCACGGATTCGAAGGGAAACGTCAGCGCCGCCGCCACCGGAGACTTCAGCCAGGCGTCGCCCGGTGGCCCGGCTCTCGCCTTCGTCAAGTACAGCAGGGGGACGAGGACTCTCAAGATGACGGGGAGCGCCTTCTCCGGGGTCCTTGCCGTCGAGATCAACGGCGTGAACGCCCCCGGGGCCGTCAAGGCGAAGCCGACCGGACTGATCGCCACGACGAAGGGCTCGCTCGCGAAGCTCTCGCTTCGCAAGGGAGCGAACCGGGTTCGCGTCTTCGCGAACGGCCTGCACTCGAACATCTTCATCCTGACGCTCTGA
- a CDS encoding DUF4388 domain-containing protein: MALEGTLRDFGLADIFQLIGNQRKTGVLTLKSADDVVTVSFLDGSVVSADSQNKKLEDLLGSVLAKSGLISEDDLQQALRQQKRTLQRLGNILIKEKYISNEDLAEALRLQVTQVVYRLFRWSDGDYQFKQEQSIEYDREHFTPLSAESILMEGIRMIDEWPIIEKKIRSVDMIFAKTRAAAPVEVQKEEGEEDVLVTAIADAAPRAQGTASDAIVVSAQEARVYSAVDGQITVQEIIDRSGLGDFETCRILYDLLARSLIREVRQELPRRAEQAAPRREVSAAFWSALTLILLVAAAVSALAMGRNPLNRLPPAHEDPLLTGILTSITRSRVQTVDEAIQVYFLEKGFYPDDLAELTRGRLVGGAALKDAWGHDLEYVAVEGGYRLIVPERADLSIEHRPKAAPGKPRPASNRR, encoded by the coding sequence ATGGCCCTCGAAGGAACGCTCAGGGATTTCGGCCTCGCCGACATCTTCCAGCTGATCGGCAATCAGCGGAAGACCGGCGTGCTCACGCTCAAGAGCGCTGACGATGTCGTCACCGTTTCGTTTCTCGACGGCAGCGTCGTCTCCGCGGATTCCCAGAACAAGAAGCTGGAAGATCTCCTCGGCTCGGTGCTCGCCAAGTCGGGATTGATCTCGGAGGACGACCTCCAGCAGGCGCTGAGGCAGCAGAAGCGGACGCTCCAGCGGCTCGGCAACATCCTCATCAAAGAGAAGTACATCTCGAACGAGGATCTCGCGGAGGCGCTCCGCTTGCAGGTGACGCAGGTCGTCTATCGGCTCTTCAGGTGGAGCGACGGCGACTACCAGTTCAAGCAGGAGCAGTCGATCGAGTACGACCGGGAGCATTTCACGCCGCTCTCGGCCGAGAGCATCCTGATGGAAGGGATCAGGATGATCGACGAATGGCCGATCATCGAGAAGAAGATCCGGTCGGTCGACATGATCTTCGCGAAGACCCGGGCCGCAGCGCCGGTCGAGGTCCAGAAGGAGGAAGGGGAGGAGGACGTCCTCGTCACCGCCATCGCCGACGCGGCGCCGCGCGCCCAGGGGACGGCGAGCGACGCGATCGTCGTCTCGGCCCAGGAGGCGAGGGTCTACTCGGCCGTCGACGGCCAGATCACCGTCCAGGAGATCATCGATCGCTCGGGGCTCGGTGACTTCGAGACGTGCCGGATCCTGTACGACCTCCTCGCCCGCAGCCTCATCCGGGAGGTCCGCCAGGAATTGCCGCGTCGCGCGGAACAGGCCGCGCCCCGGCGCGAGGTCTCCGCGGCCTTCTGGTCCGCGCTCACGCTGATCCTCCTGGTGGCGGCCGCCGTCTCCGCCCTGGCGATGGGACGGAACCCGCTCAACCGCCTCCCCCCGGCCCACGAGGACCCGCTCCTGACGGGGATCCTGACGTCCATCACGAGGAGCCGGGTGCAGACCGTCGACGAGGCGATCCAGGTCTACTTCCTCGAGAAGGGGTTCTACCCGGACGATCTGGCCGAGCTGACGCGCGGCCGCCTCGTCGGCGGCGCGGCATTGAAGGACGCGTGGGGGCATGATCTCGAGTACGTCGCCGTCGAGGGCGGGTACCGGCTCATCGTCCCCGAAAGGGCCGATCTGTCGATCGAGCATCGGCCGAAAGCCGCACCCGGCAAGCCCCGGCCGGCCTCCAACCGGCGCTGA
- the dnaK gene encoding molecular chaperone DnaK codes for MSKIIGIDLGTTNSVVAVMEGGTPVVIPNAEGTRTTPSIFAVSDKGERLVGQVAKRQAITNPLNTIFSVKRFMGRRFEEVPAESSRVPYKVGPAPNGDVRIEIQGKPFSPPEISAKILQKMKESAEAYLGQAVDRAVITVPAYFNDSQRQATKDAGEIAGLKVERIINEPTAAALAYGLDKKKNETIAVYDFGGGTFDISILEVGEGVVEVKSTNGDTHLGGDDIDHEIIEWIVADYRKDQGIDLGKDRIALQRLKEAAEKAKCELSTTVETEINLPFITADASGPKHLVMKLSRAKFESLVEELIQRSVGPCRQALGDAKLTADKIDEVVLVGGSTRIPRVQQVVREFFGREPHKGVNPDEVVAVGAAVQAGVLAGDVKDILLLDVTPLSLGIETLGGVFTRLIDRNTTIPTRKSEVFSTAEDSQTSVDVKVYQGEREMARFNKLLGNFRLEGIPMAPRGVPKIEVGFDIDANGIMHVTAKDTGTGREQKIRIEASSGLNKDEVEKMSQEASTHAGEDRKLREEVEARNRADSVAYATEKMLREAGDKVPPAEKTRVEEALEKLKKAIKDGTREEIESAVQALTAVQHAMAEKMYSQASAHAHPEAPGAGAAAGGPGPERKPGDVIDAEFVDVEEKK; via the coding sequence ATGAGCAAGATCATCGGGATTGACCTTGGGACCACCAACTCCGTCGTCGCCGTCATGGAAGGTGGAACCCCGGTCGTGATTCCCAACGCGGAAGGCACCCGGACCACCCCCTCGATTTTCGCCGTGTCGGACAAGGGGGAGCGCCTCGTCGGGCAGGTCGCCAAGAGGCAGGCCATCACGAACCCGCTCAACACGATCTTCTCGGTCAAGCGGTTCATGGGACGGCGCTTCGAGGAGGTGCCTGCGGAGTCGTCCCGGGTTCCCTATAAGGTGGGACCCGCCCCGAACGGAGACGTTCGCATCGAGATCCAGGGGAAGCCGTTCTCTCCCCCCGAGATCTCGGCAAAGATCCTGCAGAAGATGAAGGAGTCCGCCGAGGCGTACCTCGGACAGGCCGTCGATCGAGCGGTCATCACCGTTCCCGCGTACTTCAACGATTCGCAGCGTCAGGCGACCAAGGACGCGGGCGAGATCGCCGGGCTGAAGGTCGAGAGAATCATCAACGAGCCCACCGCCGCGGCCCTGGCCTACGGGCTCGACAAGAAGAAGAACGAGACCATCGCCGTCTACGATTTCGGCGGGGGGACGTTCGACATCTCGATTCTCGAGGTGGGCGAGGGGGTCGTCGAGGTCAAGTCGACGAACGGCGACACGCATCTCGGCGGAGACGACATCGATCACGAGATCATCGAGTGGATCGTCGCCGACTACCGCAAGGACCAGGGGATCGACCTCGGGAAGGATCGGATCGCCCTCCAGAGGCTCAAGGAGGCCGCCGAGAAGGCCAAGTGCGAGCTGTCCACGACGGTCGAGACCGAGATCAACCTTCCGTTCATCACGGCGGACGCCTCCGGGCCGAAGCACCTGGTGATGAAGCTGAGCCGCGCGAAGTTCGAGAGTCTCGTCGAGGAGCTGATCCAGCGAAGCGTGGGACCGTGCCGGCAGGCGCTCGGCGATGCGAAGCTGACGGCCGACAAGATCGACGAGGTCGTCCTGGTCGGCGGTTCCACGCGCATCCCGAGAGTGCAGCAGGTCGTGCGGGAGTTCTTCGGCCGTGAGCCCCACAAGGGCGTCAACCCCGACGAGGTGGTCGCGGTCGGCGCGGCGGTCCAGGCCGGAGTCCTCGCCGGCGACGTGAAGGACATTCTCCTTCTCGACGTCACGCCGCTCTCGCTCGGGATCGAGACCCTGGGGGGGGTCTTCACGCGCCTGATCGACCGCAACACGACGATCCCCACGCGCAAGAGCGAGGTCTTCTCCACCGCGGAGGACAGCCAGACATCCGTCGACGTCAAGGTCTACCAGGGCGAGCGGGAGATGGCCCGGTTCAACAAGCTCCTCGGCAATTTCCGCCTCGAGGGAATCCCGATGGCCCCCCGCGGCGTCCCGAAGATCGAGGTGGGTTTCGACATCGACGCGAACGGCATCATGCACGTGACGGCGAAGGACACCGGGACCGGGCGCGAGCAGAAGATCCGCATCGAGGCGAGCAGCGGCCTCAACAAGGACGAGGTCGAGAAGATGAGCCAGGAGGCCTCGACGCACGCGGGCGAGGATCGCAAGCTCCGCGAGGAGGTGGAGGCCCGGAACCGCGCGGACTCGGTCGCCTACGCGACGGAGAAGATGCTGCGGGAGGCGGGTGACAAGGTGCCTCCCGCCGAGAAGACCCGGGTCGAGGAAGCCCTCGAGAAGCTGAAGAAGGCGATCAAGGACGGGACGCGCGAGGAGATCGAGTCCGCCGTGCAGGCGCTCACCGCCGTCCAGCACGCCATGGCCGAGAAGATGTACTCGCAGGCTTCGGCGCACGCGCATCCGGAGGCACCCGGGGCCGGCGCCGCCGCCGGCGGTCCGGGGCCGGAGCGCAAGCCGGGTGACGTCATCGACGCCGAGTTCGTCGACGTCGAGGAGAAGAAGTAG
- a CDS encoding RNA polymerase sigma factor RpoD/SigA produces the protein MEEGSRTEKGAGGGSSQSLKKYLQEISKLPRITADEEKKLGAKIKRGDRDAKEALRTLVEANLRFVVSFAKKYRGCGLSFLDLINEGNIGLIEAAKRFDPAKNVKFITYAVWWVRQSIVHALSDQSGAFRLPQKQANLLYRIGKTIQQLTLEFERSPTPEEISTRLRIPVDEINFLLRVADDNVSLSTVIDEDHDFHLADKLQQESVPAPDEDFFRSSLKELIRACLDELDEKEELVVRLRFGLGERGEEKDPMTLKEIGDILRLSRERIRQIEAQALEKLFRSQRVQHLRGYLN, from the coding sequence ATGGAAGAGGGGAGCCGCACCGAGAAGGGTGCGGGGGGCGGGAGCTCGCAGAGCCTCAAGAAGTATCTTCAGGAGATCTCGAAACTCCCACGCATCACCGCCGACGAGGAGAAGAAGCTCGGCGCGAAGATCAAGCGCGGTGACCGCGACGCGAAGGAGGCCCTTCGCACGCTCGTCGAGGCCAACCTCCGCTTCGTCGTCAGCTTCGCGAAGAAGTACCGCGGCTGCGGCCTCTCGTTCCTCGATCTGATCAACGAGGGGAACATCGGCCTCATCGAGGCCGCGAAGCGCTTCGACCCCGCCAAGAACGTGAAGTTCATCACCTACGCCGTCTGGTGGGTGCGGCAGTCGATCGTTCACGCCCTGTCGGATCAGAGCGGCGCCTTCCGGCTGCCTCAGAAGCAGGCGAACCTTCTGTACCGCATCGGCAAGACGATCCAGCAGCTCACGCTCGAGTTCGAGAGAAGCCCGACGCCGGAGGAGATCTCGACTCGCCTGCGGATCCCGGTTGACGAGATCAACTTTCTTCTGCGCGTCGCCGACGACAACGTCTCGCTCAGCACGGTGATCGACGAGGATCACGACTTCCATCTCGCGGACAAGCTCCAGCAGGAGTCCGTCCCCGCCCCCGACGAGGATTTCTTCCGGTCGTCCCTCAAGGAGCTGATCCGGGCGTGCCTCGACGAGCTCGACGAGAAGGAGGAGCTGGTCGTGCGGCTGCGGTTCGGCCTCGGCGAGCGCGGGGAGGAGAAGGACCCGATGACGCTGAAGGAGATCGGCGACATCCTCCGCCTCTCGCGCGAGCGCATCCGCCAGATCGAGGCCCAGGCTCTCGAGAAGCTCTTCCGCTCCCAGCGCGTTCAGCACCTGAGGGGTTACCTGAACTGA
- a CDS encoding ATP-binding protein, whose amino-acid sequence MARHSIERTQAPERSGPSGEARCPICFGTGFRVAERPGGRSSAATVCECRRARRASELMKLARIPRRYESCSFGTFLPQDASQESALAQTRAFVDSYTVLKVQDEVEFGLLFLGPPGVGKTHLSVAALRSLILEQGIPGLFADFRDLLKELQASYDPVSQTSEMDVLRPLLQTEVLVLDDLGAARMTEWVRDLVGHIVNTRYNDRRVTIITTNLADEEPVGRRGDGGESARRDQGSPAAERAPKPGDRTLLVDRIGSPVRSRLHEMCLTIRLLGEDYRQKLKASTRTRLR is encoded by the coding sequence ATGGCTCGCCATTCGATCGAACGGACGCAGGCTCCCGAGCGGTCCGGCCCGTCCGGGGAGGCGCGGTGCCCGATCTGCTTCGGCACCGGCTTCCGCGTCGCGGAGCGCCCCGGCGGGCGGAGCAGCGCCGCCACCGTCTGCGAGTGCCGGCGCGCCCGCCGCGCCTCCGAGTTGATGAAGCTCGCCCGGATCCCCCGTCGCTACGAGAGCTGCTCTTTCGGGACGTTTCTCCCCCAGGACGCCTCGCAGGAGAGCGCCCTCGCGCAGACGCGCGCTTTCGTCGATTCGTACACCGTCCTCAAGGTGCAGGACGAAGTCGAGTTCGGTCTCCTGTTCCTGGGACCGCCGGGAGTCGGCAAGACGCACCTGTCCGTCGCGGCGCTCCGCTCGCTCATCCTCGAGCAGGGGATACCCGGGCTGTTCGCCGATTTCCGGGACCTGCTCAAGGAGCTGCAGGCCTCCTACGACCCGGTGTCGCAGACGTCCGAGATGGACGTGCTCCGCCCGCTCCTTCAGACCGAGGTCCTCGTCCTCGACGACCTCGGCGCCGCGCGCATGACGGAGTGGGTCAGGGATCTGGTCGGTCACATCGTCAACACGAGGTACAACGATCGCCGCGTCACGATCATCACGACGAACCTCGCCGACGAGGAGCCCGTGGGCCGCCGGGGCGACGGCGGCGAGAGCGCGCGCCGCGACCAGGGATCTCCCGCCGCCGAGCGCGCGCCGAAGCCGGGGGACCGCACGCTCCTGGTGGACCGGATCGGAAGCCCGGTGCGCTCGCGGCTTCACGAGATGTGCCTCACGATCCGCCTTCTCGGCGAGGACTACCGCCAGAAGCTCAAGGCGAGCACCCGCACCCGCCTTCGCTAG
- a CDS encoding thrombospondin type 3 repeat-containing protein, translating to MTAIPGEALGVSFAADRVTITWDGAPQAHAYDLLRGAVALTAPFSVSPACFRTDIVTRSTTDAGAPAANQMFYYLIAGRNGCGAGTVGSGTSAARPPTGCTPSASADADLDGVPNLKDVCASAANAAQLDLDIDMVGDACDNCPVTANPNQADADRDGVGDLCDNCPLAANPTQVDGDGDGFADACDNCPSIPNSSQLDTDLDGQGNACDLDDDNDGVPDVSDNCPLVSNPTQLDSDHDGIGDACDPTPFG from the coding sequence ATGACGGCGATTCCGGGCGAGGCGCTCGGCGTGAGCTTCGCGGCCGACCGGGTGACGATCACGTGGGACGGCGCGCCTCAGGCTCACGCGTACGATCTGCTGCGCGGGGCCGTCGCGCTCACGGCCCCGTTCTCCGTCTCGCCCGCGTGCTTCCGGACGGACATCGTGACGCGAAGCACGACCGACGCGGGCGCGCCGGCCGCCAACCAGATGTTCTATTACCTGATCGCGGGGCGCAACGGGTGCGGCGCGGGAACCGTGGGGTCCGGCACCTCGGCGGCGCGCCCGCCGACGGGCTGCACTCCGTCCGCGAGCGCCGACGCCGATCTGGACGGCGTGCCGAACCTCAAGGACGTCTGCGCGTCGGCCGCAAACGCCGCGCAGCTCGACCTGGACATCGACATGGTCGGCGATGCCTGCGACAACTGCCCCGTCACCGCCAACCCGAACCAGGCGGACGCGGATCGCGACGGCGTCGGAGACCTCTGCGACAACTGCCCCCTCGCGGCGAATCCCACGCAGGTGGACGGGGACGGCGACGGGTTCGCGGACGCCTGCGACAACTGCCCGTCTATCCCGAACTCCTCCCAGCTCGACACCGATCTCGACGGCCAGGGGAACGCCTGCGATCTCGACGACGACAACGACGGAGTGCCGGACGTCTCCGACAATTGCCCGCTCGTGTCGAACCCGACGCAGCTCGACAGCGATCACGACGGGATCGGCGACGCCTGCGATCCGACCCCCTTCGGTTGA
- a CDS encoding acetyl-CoA C-acyltransferase: protein MRQIHILNGARTAMAEYNGRFRAIAETELGALAARAALARSEVPATAVDHVVMGNALQTSGNAIYGARHVALKAGMPITVPALTVNRLCGSGIQALVSSAHLIRGEEADVVVAGGMENMSQAPHVIRGARSGFRLGEGKLEDSLMVALLDTHCGLMMAETAEVLAKEKGITREECDAYALRSQRAADAAYRAGRIQEEIVPVEVKERGKMVAFAEDDHRRGDTTLEGLAGLPTAFGKGGLVTAGNASGIVDGAAAVVLAEASRAKAERWPSLGRLVGWGYAGVDPRIMGIGPVPAIREALRRTGLTLGQIDLFEINEAFAAQYLAVERELGLDRDRVNVNGGAVALGHPLAATGTRLVLTLLLELRRRKGKYGIASACIGGGQGIALVVESLS from the coding sequence ATGCGACAGATTCACATTCTGAACGGCGCCCGGACGGCGATGGCCGAGTACAACGGGCGGTTTCGGGCGATCGCGGAGACGGAGCTGGGCGCCCTGGCCGCGCGCGCGGCGCTCGCGAGGAGCGAGGTCCCCGCGACGGCCGTCGATCACGTCGTGATGGGGAACGCCCTGCAGACCTCCGGGAACGCGATCTACGGCGCGCGCCACGTGGCGCTCAAGGCCGGGATGCCGATCACCGTGCCGGCGCTCACCGTCAACCGGCTGTGCGGCTCGGGGATCCAGGCGCTCGTCTCCTCGGCTCACCTGATCCGCGGAGAGGAGGCCGATGTCGTCGTCGCGGGCGGCATGGAGAACATGTCGCAGGCCCCCCACGTGATTCGCGGGGCCCGCAGCGGATTCCGCCTCGGCGAGGGAAAGCTCGAGGACTCGCTGATGGTCGCCCTCCTCGACACGCACTGCGGGCTGATGATGGCGGAGACGGCCGAGGTTCTCGCGAAGGAGAAGGGGATCACGCGCGAGGAATGCGACGCGTACGCGCTCCGCAGCCAGAGGGCCGCCGACGCCGCGTACCGCGCCGGGCGCATCCAGGAGGAGATCGTCCCCGTCGAGGTGAAGGAGCGCGGGAAGATGGTCGCGTTCGCCGAGGACGATCACCGCAGGGGGGACACCACGCTCGAAGGGCTCGCGGGGCTTCCCACGGCCTTCGGGAAGGGGGGCCTCGTCACCGCGGGGAACGCCTCCGGGATCGTGGACGGAGCGGCGGCCGTGGTCCTCGCGGAGGCGTCCCGCGCGAAGGCCGAGCGGTGGCCCTCTCTCGGGCGGCTGGTCGGCTGGGGGTACGCCGGCGTGGATCCCCGCATCATGGGAATCGGGCCGGTGCCGGCGATCCGCGAGGCGCTCCGCCGGACGGGGCTCACCCTCGGGCAGATCGACCTCTTCGAGATCAACGAGGCCTTCGCCGCGCAGTACCTCGCGGTCGAGAGGGAGCTCGGCCTCGATCGCGATCGCGTCAACGTGAACGGCGGCGCCGTCGCCCTGGGCCACCCGCTCGCGGCGACCGGAACGCGCCTCGTCCTGACGCTGCTCCTCGAGCTGCGTCGCCGCAAGGGGAAGTACGGCATCGCGTCCGCCTGCATCGGCGGAGGGCAGGGGATCGCCCTCGTCGTCGAGTCCCTCTCGTAA
- a CDS encoding 3-hydroxybutyryl-CoA dehydrogenase has product MVTIRKVGVLGCGLMGAGIAQVCAQSGFDTVVLEAAPEFLEKGMGRIRSFLQGGVDRGKMSAADRDATLARLRGTTDAAALADRDLVIEAVIEDLKTKRDLFAKLDAVCGPQAIFASNTSSLSITGIMTATKRRDRFLGLHFFNPVPLMKLVEVVRTFTTADAVHDEACAFVQALGKTPIRTKDATGFIVNRLLVPYILDAIRALEEGVGTIRDIDEGMKLGCGHPMGPLTLLDFVGLDTTLYIAEIMFEEFRERRFAPPPLLKRMVLSGYHGKKSGKGFYDWSAESPKANDYLVGGGGR; this is encoded by the coding sequence ATCGTGACCATCAGGAAAGTGGGCGTGCTGGGATGCGGGCTCATGGGCGCAGGGATCGCCCAGGTGTGCGCGCAGTCGGGCTTCGACACCGTCGTCCTCGAGGCCGCCCCCGAATTCCTCGAGAAGGGAATGGGGCGCATCCGCTCGTTCCTCCAGGGGGGCGTCGATCGCGGCAAGATGAGCGCGGCGGATCGTGACGCGACCCTCGCACGGCTCCGCGGGACGACGGACGCGGCGGCCCTCGCGGACCGCGATCTGGTGATCGAGGCCGTCATCGAGGACCTGAAGACGAAGCGCGATCTCTTCGCGAAGCTCGACGCCGTGTGCGGGCCGCAGGCGATCTTCGCGAGCAACACGTCGTCCCTCTCCATCACCGGGATCATGACCGCTACGAAGCGGCGCGACCGATTCCTCGGGCTTCACTTCTTCAACCCGGTGCCGCTCATGAAGCTGGTGGAGGTCGTGAGGACCTTCACGACGGCGGACGCCGTCCACGACGAGGCGTGCGCGTTCGTGCAGGCGCTCGGCAAGACCCCCATCCGGACGAAGGACGCGACGGGGTTCATCGTCAACCGTCTCCTCGTCCCCTACATCCTCGACGCCATCCGCGCCCTCGAGGAGGGGGTGGGCACGATCCGGGACATCGACGAGGGGATGAAGCTGGGATGCGGCCATCCGATGGGCCCCCTCACGCTCCTCGATTTCGTCGGGCTCGACACGACGCTCTACATCGCGGAGATCATGTTCGAGGAGTTCCGCGAGCGCCGGTTCGCGCCCCCCCCGCTGCTCAAGCGGATGGTCCTCTCCGGCTATCACGGCAAGAAGTCGGGGAAGGGATTCTACGACTGGAGCGCGGAAAGCCCGAAGGCCAACGACTACCTCGTGGGCGGCGGTGGAAGGTGA